TTTGGTTCATAGAGAGATGTCGAATTCTGGGTTTCGTATGGATGGGTGTACTCTGGGTTGTTTTGCCTATTCCCTCTGCAAAGCGGGAAGGTGTGGGGATGCGCTGAGTTTGATTGAGAAGGAGGAGTTTGTTCCTGATACGGTTTTTTATAATAGGATGGTTTCCGGGTTGTGTGAGGCTTCGCTTTTTCAAGAAGCTATGGATATCTTGGATCGAATGCGGTCTATTTCCTGCATTCCCAATGTTGTCACTTATAGGATTTTGCTCTCTGGTTGTTTGGGGAAAGGGCAGCTGGGCAGGTGCAAGAGAATTCTTAGCATGATGATGACTGAAGGCTGTTATCCGAATCGGGAGATGTTTAATACTCTTGTACATGCTTATTGTAAATCAAGGGATTACTCTTATGCATATAAGTTGttcaagaaaatgataaaatgcgGGTGCCAGCCTGGCTATTTGctttataatatattcattggTAGTATATGTAGCAACGAGGAGCTGCCTGGCTCGGATCTGTTGGAATTGGCTGAAAAGGCTTATAGTGAGATGCTTGATTTGGGGGTCGTGTTAAATAAGGTCAATGTCAGCAATTTTGCGCGGTGTCTCTGTGGAGCTGGAAAGTTTGATAAAGCCTTTGAGATTATATGCGAAATGATGAGCAAGGGTTTTGTTCCCGATGATAGTACGTATTCTAAAGTGATTGGTTTTCTTTGTGATGCCTCCAAGGTAGAGAAGGCTTTTTTGTTATtcgaagaaatgaaaaagaatggCATTGTTCCCAGTGTGTATACATATACTATTTTAATTGATAGCTTTTGCAAAGCTGGCCTTATTCAACAGGCTCGCAATTGGTTTGATGAAATGTTAAGAGACAGTTGCACCCCAAATGTGGTGACTTATACTTCTCTTATTCATGCATACCTGAAAGCAAGAAAGGTGTTTGATGCAAATAAACTATTTGAGATGATGTTGCTTGAAGGTTGCAAGCCAAATGTTGTTACATATACAGCTTTAATTGATGGTCATTGTAAGGCTGGGCAGATAGATAAAGCTTGTCAGATCTATGCCAGAATGCAAGGTGACATAGAATCCTCTGACATTGACATGTATTTTAAGCTAGATGACAACGATTGTGAAACACCAAATATTATTACATATGGGGCTTTGGTGGATGGTTTATGCAAAGCGAACAGGGTTGAAGAAGCCCGTGAATTATTGGATACCATGTCAGTTAATGGTTGTGAGCCCAACCAAATAGTGTATGATGCTCTTATAGATGGGTTTTGCAAGACTGGAAAGCTTGAAAATGCACAAGAGGTGTTTGTGAAGATGTCAGAGCGTGGATACTGTCCAAATTTGTATACCTACAGCTCTCTAATTAATAgtctatttaaagaaaaaagattggATCTTGTTTTGAAAGTGTTGTCCAAGATGCTCGAGAATTCTTGCACTCCCAATGTTGTTATTTACACAGACATGATTGATGGCCTCTGTAAAGTTGGAAAGACAGAAGAAGCTTACAGGCTCATGCTTAAAATGGAAGAAGTGGGTTGTTATCCAAATGTTATAACTTATACTGCAATGATTGATGGCTTtggaaaaataggaaaaattgAACAGTGCCTTGAGCTATATAGAGATATGTGCTCAAAGGGTTGTGCACCAAATTTTATAACCTATAGGGTCTTGATAAATCATTGTTGTTCCACTGGCCTTCTTGATGAAGCACACAGACTTCTAGATGAAATGAAACAGACGTATTGGCCAAGGCATATATCAAGTTACCGTAAAATTATTGAGGGCTTTAACCGAGAGTTTATAACCTCGATTGGGCTTTTAGATGAGCTGAGTGAGAATGAATCAGTGCCAGTTGAGTCTTTATACAGAATTTTGATTGATAATTTTATCAAGGCTGGAAGACTGGAAGGTGCATTGAATCTACTTGAAGAGATTTCATCATCTCCAAGCCTTGCAGTTGCCAACAAATATCTATATACTTCTTTAATTGAGAGTCTGTCACATGCAAGTAAGGTTGATAAAGCCTTTGAGCTTTATGCAAGCATGATAAATAAGAATATGGTTCCAGAGCTTAGCACATTTGTCCACCTCATCAAAGGCCTTACCAGGGTTGGTAAGTGGCAAGAAGCACTACAATTATCAGACAGCATATGCCAAATGGTTTGTCACGTTTGCTCTAACTTTGTAAATTACAAAACAACACAAGCACTTCCTTTATGCATTAAGCACTTCCTGTAAATATGTTAACATTAAGCACTTCCTTTATGCATTTAGtggtaaaaaaattgtcaaactTTCCATGGTATTCCTTACAAAACTGCTCTGTAAATGTACTAGATCCTTGAGTTATTATTTCAGCATGTTTATTCTGATCCCTTTTCTGTTGTTTTTTCTATCAACATTGCAGGATATCCACTGGCTTCATGAAGAGGTACCAATGCGAATTAGTTTCTGATGCACAGAACTGCAGATTGAATGGGAGTTCTGTAACTGAAGGAAAATGACTGCTGGTAGGTTAGAAGAAATGGTTAAAAGCTGGTAAGTGAAATG
The nucleotide sequence above comes from Glycine soja cultivar W05 chromosome 11, ASM419377v2, whole genome shotgun sequence. Encoded proteins:
- the LOC114377162 gene encoding pentatricopeptide repeat-containing protein At1g06710, mitochondrial is translated as MRKRELNSLASRSLQFLKPKPFSTSSSHHPLPGLLPPEETSPLDSSPDLSQHYAFLRTSLLNSATTQTSNDALSISNAIRTGFGAETQNFLRQFRGRLSEPLVVEVMNLVKHPEFCVEFFLWASRQIGYSHTPVVYNALIELLCCNAVNNDRVSHKFLMQIRDDDRELLRKLLNFLIQKCCRNGMWNVALEELGRLKDFGYKASPTTYNALIQVFLRADKLDTAFLVHREMSNSGFRMDGCTLGCFAYSLCKAGRCGDALSLIEKEEFVPDTVFYNRMVSGLCEASLFQEAMDILDRMRSISCIPNVVTYRILLSGCLGKGQLGRCKRILSMMMTEGCYPNREMFNTLVHAYCKSRDYSYAYKLFKKMIKCGCQPGYLLYNIFIGSICSNEELPGSDLLELAEKAYSEMLDLGVVLNKVNVSNFARCLCGAGKFDKAFEIICEMMSKGFVPDDSTYSKVIGFLCDASKVEKAFLLFEEMKKNGIVPSVYTYTILIDSFCKAGLIQQARNWFDEMLRDSCTPNVVTYTSLIHAYLKARKVFDANKLFEMMLLEGCKPNVVTYTALIDGHCKAGQIDKACQIYARMQGDIESSDIDMYFKLDDNDCETPNIITYGALVDGLCKANRVEEARELLDTMSVNGCEPNQIVYDALIDGFCKTGKLENAQEVFVKMSERGYCPNLYTYSSLINSLFKEKRLDLVLKVLSKMLENSCTPNVVIYTDMIDGLCKVGKTEEAYRLMLKMEEVGCYPNVITYTAMIDGFGKIGKIEQCLELYRDMCSKGCAPNFITYRVLINHCCSTGLLDEAHRLLDEMKQTYWPRHISSYRKIIEGFNREFITSIGLLDELSENESVPVESLYRILIDNFIKAGRLEGALNLLEEISSSPSLAVANKYLYTSLIESLSHASKVDKAFELYASMINKNMVPELSTFVHLIKGLTRVGKWQEALQLSDSICQMDIHWLHEEVPMRISF